The sequence below is a genomic window from Rudanella lutea DSM 19387.
CCAAACCACCACCTTATCGTGCCAGGAGGTTGTTTGCACCTGCTCATGCGCCTGCCGGATATGCTCTTCCACCGAACCGGGCCAATGGGCCATGTGCGCGTACGTATGCCCAAGGTGCCAGTTTTCGCGCAGCCCCCGGTCGTCGATATCCAGCGCAAACCGCCACTCGCCATCGAGCAGCATATAGGTATTGGGCCGCAGCACCGCCCTGGGCAACGGGTTGATGGGTTGCGCCCGATGGGCATCGGTATGGCTTTCGGTGAGGTTGAAATTACAATAGGTCGGGTGCATAGGTTCAGTTGGTTGAGCAGTATGCCTTGTTTAACGCCCTATCGGAGCCTCAGTTTATCAATTGACCAAAAACTGATTGAATGTGCTTTTGCCCCCGTTACCTCGTTCGGCTGGCAAATCTTTTCGGGGTCCGGTAGCCGATAAGAACGGTATCGTTTTTAGTTTTGGTGAACGAGTGGCGCGTCAATCGGCCTGCCACCCAACCACTACCCTATTTTCCCGTATGAACTGGCTTACTGACAAACGAATTGTAATCATTGGTGGCACCACCGGCATGGGTCTTTCGGCCGCTCAGGCTTTTGTGCGCGAAGGCGCCCGCGTGGTGGTGGTTGGGCGCAACCCCGAAAGCTGCACGGCCGCCGAAGCACAACTGGATGGCAACGGACTGGCCATGTCGGGCGATGCCGCCGACCCCAAAACCGCCGTTACCGCTATCGACCTCTGCCAGAATATCTTCGGTGGGTTCGATGGGCTGTACCACGTAGCCGGGGGCAGCGGTCGGCGCTTCGGCGACGGCCCCCTCCACGAGCTGACGATTGAGGGCTGGAACGCCACCATCCAACTGAATATCACCTCGCTCATGCTGTCTAATCAGGCCGCCGTGCGGGCCTTTCGGGAGCAGGGTCAGGGGGGGGCTATTCTGAACATGGGCTCTGTGCTGGGTTACTCGCCTTCGCCCAAGCACTTCGTAACACACTCCTACGCAGCGGCCAAGTCGGCTGTTATTGGCTTCACCCGGTCCATAGCCGCCTACTATGCCGCCGACAATATTCGGGTCAATGCCCTGTTGCCCGCCCTGGTCGAAACCCCCATGTCGCAGCGAGCCACTACCGACGACGCCATCATGTCCTTCGTAAAAACCAAGCAGCCGCTGGAAGGGGGCCGCATTGGCCAACCCGACGACCTCGACGGGGCTGCCGTGTATTTTCTTTCCGATCAATCGCGGTTTACAACGGGGCAGATTCTGACCATCGACGGCGGCTGGGACCTCAGCGAAGGCCAGTATTAGCCACTAACCCAACGCCCATTTACCGAAACCGACCCGTTGTTCGTTGTTTATTTGGGGCGGCAGGATGACGGAGCGCCCCAATTTACGTATAACTAATGACGCACCGCCAACTACTCCATCAAAAGAAACCGACAACCTCAGCAAGAAACGATCGGGCATAAACTATCGAATGACACGTATCCTGGTAATTCAGACCGCTTTTATTGGTGATGTAATTCTGGCCACTGCCCTGTTGGAACAGATCAGGCAGCAACGGCCCGAAGCTCAAATTGACATGCTGCTGCGAAAAGGCAATGAAAGCCTGCTGGCCAATCACCCGTTTCTGCACTCGGTTCTGATCTGGGACAAAAAAGGGGGCAAATACAAAAACCTCTGGAACCTGCTGGGGCAAATTCGCCAAAACGAGTACGATGTGGTAATTAACCTGCAGCGGTTTGGCGCAACGGGCCTGCTTACGGCCCTCTCAGGAGCGCGCCAAACAATTGGGTACGACAAAAATCCGTTCAGCCGGTTTTTCAAATACCGCATCGAACACCGCATTGAGCCAGGTATTCACGAAGTTGACCGCAATGCCGCCCTGCTTGGTCCCATGGGTATCGGCACGTTTGTGGCACCCCGGCCCCGCCTGTACCCCAGCCCGGCCGACCGGCAGGCCGTTGCGCCGTATCAGGAGAAGCCTTACCTCTGCATTGCTCCTACCTCGGTCTGGTTCACCAAGCAATACCCAGCCGAAAAATGGGTTGAATTTATCCGGCAAAACCCCGCCGATACAACCATCTACCTCCTCGGCGCCCCGACCGATATCGACGCCTGTGCCTATATTCGGCAGCAGGTGCTTGCTACCCACCCCCATGTGCAGAACCTGGCGGGCAAACTTTCGTTTTTGCAGTCGGCCGCACTGATGCAGGGGGCCATTATGAATTACGTGAACGATTCGGCCCCGATGCACCTCTGCTCGGCCGTCAATGCCCCCACCACGGCTGTTTTCTGCTCCACGATTCCGGCCTTTGGGTTCGGGCCGCTCGCCGACGATGCCCGGATTGTGCAAACCCCCGAACCCCTCGACTGCCGGCCGTGTGGCCTTCACGGGTACCGAGCCTGCCCACTGGGGCATTTCCGGTGTGCTACTACTATCGAAATAGCCTCTAACCGATAGAGAATAGAATTCATCTAACAATTTTACCGTTTATACAGGCGGATAAAAACGTTGTGGCGTAAAATTTTATACTTTGTATGAGACTTTTGACCATACATAGTACCAGTATTATTCGCCATGACAAAACTATCTTCTATCAGTCGGCGCGACTGGTTACGCGCCAGTGGCCTACTGGCAGCCGGTCTGACCAGCTTCGGCAGGCCCCCACTCAGCATGGCCGCCCCCCTCGCGGGTAGTCAGCAGGCCTTCGCGCGGGAGTTCTACCTGACGGCTCCGCCCGAGACCATGCCGAAGCTGAAAGCCCGGCTTATGGCCAACGAAAATCCCTACGGCATATCGCCCAAAGCCCGCGAAGCTCTGGTAAAAGCCGTAGACCTGAGCAACCGCTACGCCTGGATGGAGTTTGGCGAACTGGCCAACCGCATTGGCGAGCAGGAAGGGGTGGCACGCAAGAACATCCTGTTCAGCCCCGGCTCGTCGGATATACTGATGGCTGCGGCTGCATACTACACCCAAAACGGCGACCCATCGAAACCCGGAACCATTCTGACCTGCCGCCCTACGTACGACGATCTGCTGGAACGGTCTGAAGCCTTCGGGGCCAACATTGAAGCCGTTCCGCTTACCCCTCAGTACGAGTACGACCTCGACGCCATGAAGGCCCGCATTGGACCCAATACCAAAATGGTGTACATCGTGAACCCCAACAACCCAACCGGCACCATTGTGAATCCGCAGAAACTCGAAGCGTTTGTGCGGGAGGTAGCGCCCAAAGTGCCGGTCTTTCTCGACGAAGCGTACATTGATTTTCTGGCCCCGGCCGAACGCCCAAACACCGGCAAGCTGGTTGCCGAGGGCCTGAACGTGATTGTAGCCCGGACGTTCTCCAAGATTCACGCGTTTGCGGGATTACGACTGGGATATGGCCTTGCCCAACCCGAGGTGCTCAAAGCCCTACGCCAGTACACCAACAATAATTTTGGGGTCAGCATCACCACCCTCATGGCCGGGATTGCCGCCTACGAAGACCGCGAATGGCAAACCTACTGCCGCACCGAAAACGCGAAAGTGCGCGATTACACCACCAAAGCCCTCAAAGGCATGGGATACGAGGTAATTCCATCGTACGCCAACTTCCTGTTATTCCCGATCCGTATGAAGCCCAAAACGTTTGAGAACCAGATGTGGGCAAACGGTATTGGCATTCAAACCCGCGAATTTGGCGGGCAACCCTGGTGCCGGGTAAGCATTGGCACACAGGCCGAAATGGAGGCTTTTCTGGCAGAGTTTAAGAAAGTAGTTGGTTAACCCCGGTCCGACGCGGGCCGTTAGGGCTCGCGTCAGACCCCTACCCCTTTTTTATGACCCGACGCGACTTTATCAATCGGACCAGCGCTGCCTACGCGGGCCTGTCGGCCTGGGGCCTGCTGCAACCAGCACCCGCTCAGGCGTTCGACCTTCCTCCCCTCGACTCGGCACAGGGGCGAAAAGTGCTTATTTTGGGAGCCGGGCTGGCGGGCTTATCGGCCGCTTACGAACTCGGCAAACTGGGTTACGACTGTACCGTACTCGAAGCACGCGCACGTTCGGGCGGCCGGGTCTGGACGGTACGGGGCGGCACCACCGAAACCGAACAGGGTGGCCCTACCCAAACCAGTCAGTTTGCCAATGGCCTCTATTTCAACGGAGGGGCAGCCCGCATTCCGCACAACCACCAGCTCACACTCCAGTACTGCCGGGAGCTGGGGGTGCCGCTCGAAGTGTTTGTGGGTGCCAACGAAGCCGCTTACCTGTTCAACGAAAAAGCACAGGGCCCGCTCAACAACCGCCGGATGCGGATTCGGGATTACCACAATGACATGCGCGGCTATACTTCCGAGCTGCTGGCCAAAGCCCTTGACCAGTCGGCGCTGGATGAGAAGCTAACGAAAGAGGACATTGAAAAGCTGATCGACTTCCTAAAGAACGAGGGCGATCTCAACACAGCGCATCTGTACAAAGGCACCAACCGGCGCGGCTACAAAATAGATCCCAGCCGCCCC
It includes:
- a CDS encoding glycosyltransferase family 9 protein, with amino-acid sequence MTRILVIQTAFIGDVILATALLEQIRQQRPEAQIDMLLRKGNESLLANHPFLHSVLIWDKKGGKYKNLWNLLGQIRQNEYDVVINLQRFGATGLLTALSGARQTIGYDKNPFSRFFKYRIEHRIEPGIHEVDRNAALLGPMGIGTFVAPRPRLYPSPADRQAVAPYQEKPYLCIAPTSVWFTKQYPAEKWVEFIRQNPADTTIYLLGAPTDIDACAYIRQQVLATHPHVQNLAGKLSFLQSAALMQGAIMNYVNDSAPMHLCSAVNAPTTAVFCSTIPAFGFGPLADDARIVQTPEPLDCRPCGLHGYRACPLGHFRCATTIEIASNR
- a CDS encoding pyridoxal phosphate-dependent aminotransferase, with amino-acid sequence MTKLSSISRRDWLRASGLLAAGLTSFGRPPLSMAAPLAGSQQAFAREFYLTAPPETMPKLKARLMANENPYGISPKAREALVKAVDLSNRYAWMEFGELANRIGEQEGVARKNILFSPGSSDILMAAAAYYTQNGDPSKPGTILTCRPTYDDLLERSEAFGANIEAVPLTPQYEYDLDAMKARIGPNTKMVYIVNPNNPTGTIVNPQKLEAFVREVAPKVPVFLDEAYIDFLAPAERPNTGKLVAEGLNVIVARTFSKIHAFAGLRLGYGLAQPEVLKALRQYTNNNFGVSITTLMAGIAAYEDREWQTYCRTENAKVRDYTTKALKGMGYEVIPSYANFLLFPIRMKPKTFENQMWANGIGIQTREFGGQPWCRVSIGTQAEMEAFLAEFKKVVG
- a CDS encoding SDR family NAD(P)-dependent oxidoreductase — its product is MNWLTDKRIVIIGGTTGMGLSAAQAFVREGARVVVVGRNPESCTAAEAQLDGNGLAMSGDAADPKTAVTAIDLCQNIFGGFDGLYHVAGGSGRRFGDGPLHELTIEGWNATIQLNITSLMLSNQAAVRAFREQGQGGAILNMGSVLGYSPSPKHFVTHSYAAAKSAVIGFTRSIAAYYAADNIRVNALLPALVETPMSQRATTDDAIMSFVKTKQPLEGGRIGQPDDLDGAAVYFLSDQSRFTTGQILTIDGGWDLSEGQY